A single genomic interval of Eurosta solidaginis isolate ZX-2024a chromosome 3, ASM4086904v1, whole genome shotgun sequence harbors:
- the Nrk gene encoding tyrosine-protein kinase transmembrane receptor Ror2 → MSYARFVEKGAQPSEKTSSNTSLGVGCVSAVVVLARIKRKYSKGGNFIVRFLIDGCYSTNIQTFVLLAMVSIFLFTIVSVNAAASRPVKVLVKEVDSVSAHLGDRYLHQPQQQHQRHHHHQYRAVNAESWREYEEYEEKGYCAPYNGKICKHYIRGQVWYSREDPTGGWKNEQITTALWEELIADLTGLCRVAAEQMLCAYAFPHCQTENGRTIKVPLCYEDCTATHLQFCYNDWVLIEEKKERNIFLKSRGHFRLPNCSVLPRYNATLKKPNCSYIGLTEIKEEEISYDCRNGNGRYYLGNVNFTKSGIPCQRWDVQHPHKHIQPPQVFPQIAEGENFCRNAGGEEPYPWCYTLDESVRWQHCDIPLCPDYIDPNAKDLNAPIKMETFFTPSMIFLLAGIGFVAIVALHLIILLVHKISRHKEFSLQQQRQPVPTSECNVSVRGSNDCNLNESRETLGSNTAMAVSNKCGTLRSTATVHSVAEPKTNLNTKLEKLEYPRGDIVYVRSLGQGAFGRVFQAKAPGLVPGNDDYLVAVKMLKDDASDQMQMDFEREACLLAEFDHPNIVKLLGVCALGRPMCLLFEFMSPGDLSEYLRACSPYATHQIQQRNRQELNEGHLLQIAAQIASGMVYLSERKFVHRDLATRNCLINEQMEVKIADFGLSHKIYLQDYYKGDENDVIPIRWMPLESILYNKFSIESDVWAYGICLWEIFSFALQPYFGLTHEEVIKFIKEGNVLSCPDNTPLSVYALMRRCWNRKPSERPSFAEINHCIQHSLVEYECKTMM, encoded by the exons ATGAGCTACGCCAGATTTGTTGAAAAGGGGGCGCAGCCATCAGAAAAAACCAGCAGCAATACATCACTTGGTGTGGGGTGCGTGAGTGCTGTCGTCGTCTTAGCACGGATCAAAAGGAAATACAGCAAAGGCGGCAATTTTATTGTGCGCTTCCTTATAGATGGTTGTTATAGTACAAATATTCAGACTTTTGTTTTGCTCGCAATGGTTtcgatatttttgtttacaattgtcaGTGTTAATGCAGCAGCTTCTAGACCAGTAAAGGTGCTAGTAAAGGAGGTGGACAGTGTGTCAGCACATTTAGGTGATAGATATTTGcatcaaccacaacaacaacatcaacgtcatcatcatcatcagtaTAGAGCTGTAAATGCGGAGAGTTGGCGCGAATATGAAGAATATGAGGAAAAAGGCTATTGTGCGCCATATAATGGTAAAATATGTAAGCATTATATAAGAGGACAGGTGTGGTATAGTCGTGAAGATCCAACTGGTGGCTGGAAGAATGAACAAATTACGACTGCATTGTGGGAGGAATTAATTGCCGATTTGACGGGATTATGTCGTGTGGCGGCAGAG cAAATGCTATGCGCCTACGCATTTCCGCATTGTCAAACAGAAAATGGACGTACAATAAAGGTACCTTTGTGTTATGAGGATTGTACGGCGACGCATTTGCAATTCTGCTACAATGACTGGGTCTTAATTGAAGAGAAAAAGGAGCGCAATATATTTTTAAAGAGTCGTGGACATTTTCGTCTACCCAATTGTAGTGTGCTGCCAAGATATAATGCCACATTAAAGAAACCAAATTGCTCATATATAGGACTTACGGAAATCAAAGAAGAGGAAATTAGTT ACGACTGTCGCAATGGCAATGGGCGCTATTACCTCGGCAACGTAAATTTTACTAAATCCGGCATACCTTGTCAACGCTGGGATGTACAACATCCACACAAACATATCCAACCACCACAAGTATTTCCGCAAATAGCTGAAGGTGAAAATTTCTGTCGCAATGCTGGTGGAGAAGAACCCTATCCTTGGTGTTATACGTTGGATGAGTCTGTGCGCTGGCAACATTGCGATATACCGTTATGTC CCGATTACATAGATCCCAATGCAAAAGATCTTAATGCTCCCATTAAAATGGAAACATTTTTCACACCATCAATGATATTTTTACTTGCCGGCATTGGTTTTGTCGCCATAGTTGCATtacatttaataattttattagtACATAAAATTTCGCGGCATAAAGAATTTtcattacaacaacaacgacaaccagTACCAACGTCGGAATGTAATGTTTCTGTACGTGGCAGCAACGATTGCAATTTGAATGAGAGTCGAGAGACGTTGGGCTCAAATACGGCTATGGCCGTAAGTAACAAATGCGGCACTTTAAGAAGTACAGCGACCGTACATAGCGTTGCTGAACCGAAAACGAATTTAAATACGAAGCTGGAGAAATTGGAGTATCCACGTGGTGATATCGTGTATGTGCGTTCGTTGGGTCAAGGCGCTTTCGGTAGAGTTTTTCAG gcCAAAGCACCTGGTTTGGTACCCGGAAATGACGACTACCTTGTGGCGGTGAAAATGTTAAAAGACGATGCCAGCGATCAAATGCAAATGGATTTTGAACGTGAAGCTTGCCTCTTAGCTGAATTTGACCATCCAAATATCGTTAAGCTACTTGGCGTTTGTGCTTTGGGTCGTCCAATGTGTTTACTCTTTGAATTTATGTCACCTGGTGATTTAAGTGAATATCTACGTGCTTGCTCGCCCTATGCAACACATCAAATACAACAACGCAATCGTCAAGAGCTTAATGAAGGACATTTACTACAAATTGCAGCACAAATCGCTTCTGGGATGGTATATTTATCTGAACGTAAATTTGTACATCGTGATTTGGCTACGCGTAATTGTTTGATTAACGAACAAATGGAAGTGAAAATTGCCGATTTTGGTTTATCgcataaaatatatttgcaagatTATTATAAAGGTGATGAGAATGATGTTATACCAATACGTTGGATGCCGCTTGAAAGTATATTATATAACAAATTTTCGATTGAGTCAGATGTTTGGGCTTATGGCATATGCTTGTGGGAGATTTTCTCATTTGCTTTACAACCTTATTTTGGCCTGACACACGAAGAGGTAATTAAGTTTATTAAAGAGGGAAATGTTTTGAGTTGCCCTGATAATACACCGTTATCGGTATATGCATTAATGCGACGTTGTTGGAATCGTAAGCCAAGTGAACGTCCTAGTTTTGCTGAAATCAATCATTGTATACAACATAGTTTGGTCGAATATGAATGTAAGACGATGAtgtaa